A single Pseudomonas putida DNA region contains:
- a CDS encoding DNA cytosine methyltransferase, whose product MTTAIDLFAGLGGWSTGARAAGVQVLWAANHWPVAVEWHSANHPDTQHVCQDLHQARWEQVPAHDILLASPCCQGHTKARGKKSGNPQHDASRSTAWAPVSALEFHRPHAAVIENVPEFTDWVLYPAWLQAVQALGYQAAPHIVDCADLGVPQHRVRLFMVLTRSKAPLMLQLPQERHVPAASFLDFDAGRWSPIEKPGRAQATLDRVRNGRQRFGDRFIMPYYGKGSGTTGRDINRPIGTITTLDRWALVDGDRMRMLSASEALAAMSFPADTLRPDNHRLTMHMAGNAVPPLAGQRVIEALMKAA is encoded by the coding sequence ATGACAACAGCTATCGACTTGTTCGCCGGCCTCGGCGGATGGAGCACCGGCGCGCGCGCCGCAGGCGTCCAGGTTCTCTGGGCGGCAAATCACTGGCCGGTGGCCGTTGAATGGCACAGCGCCAACCACCCCGACACGCAACACGTCTGCCAGGACTTGCACCAAGCTCGCTGGGAGCAGGTGCCTGCACATGACATCCTGCTGGCCTCGCCCTGCTGCCAAGGTCACACGAAGGCTCGCGGAAAGAAGTCTGGCAACCCTCAGCACGACGCTTCGCGCTCGACGGCATGGGCGCCGGTATCGGCTCTGGAGTTCCACCGACCACATGCGGCAGTGATCGAGAACGTGCCGGAGTTCACCGACTGGGTGCTCTACCCTGCCTGGCTGCAGGCGGTCCAGGCGCTGGGATATCAGGCCGCTCCGCACATCGTGGACTGCGCCGACCTTGGCGTGCCGCAGCACCGGGTGCGACTGTTCATGGTGCTGACTCGCAGCAAGGCCCCGCTGATGCTTCAGCTGCCGCAGGAACGACATGTGCCGGCCGCCAGTTTCCTCGACTTCGACGCCGGGCGCTGGTCGCCAATCGAGAAGCCAGGCCGGGCTCAAGCCACCCTCGACCGGGTGCGCAACGGGCGCCAGCGCTTCGGCGACCGCTTCATCATGCCCTACTACGGTAAGGGCTCTGGCACCACCGGCCGCGACATCAACCGGCCGATCGGCACCATCACCACCCTGGACCGCTGGGCCCTGGTCGACGGCGACCGCATGCGGATGCTCAGCGCCAGCGAGGCCCTGGCCGCCATGTCGTTCCCGGCCGACACCCTGCGCCCCGACAACCACCGGCTGACCATGCACATGGCCGGCAATGCGGTACCACCATTGGCCGGACAGCGCGTTATCGAGGCGCTAATGAAAGCCGCCTGA
- a CDS encoding DUF4224 domain-containing protein yields MFMTPDEVADMTGYLRPKDQVRWLKDEKFGFVIGADGKPKVLRQVVFARLGGQIERKGPELRL; encoded by the coding sequence ATGTTCATGACCCCGGATGAGGTAGCCGACATGACGGGCTACCTCCGCCCAAAGGACCAGGTCCGCTGGCTGAAGGATGAGAAGTTTGGATTCGTGATTGGCGCCGACGGTAAGCCGAAGGTGCTGCGTCAGGTCGTTTTCGCCCGCCTTGGCGGTCAAATCGAAAGGAAAGGGCCGGAGCTTAGGCTTTAA
- a CDS encoding STAS-like domain-containing protein, producing MHTITVVKDFNKKPYGRYPEDGDGCGQYFREKVLAPALRKYDAVHVVLDGYNRYGRSFLDEAFGGLIRNEKFTYQDLKSRLTYTHSLVKSIELVIDDRLEAARKACE from the coding sequence ATGCATACCATAACGGTGGTAAAAGACTTTAACAAGAAGCCTTACGGACGCTACCCTGAGGATGGCGATGGGTGCGGTCAGTATTTTCGTGAAAAAGTGTTGGCTCCTGCGCTGCGTAAGTATGATGCAGTACATGTCGTTTTGGATGGTTATAACCGCTATGGTAGATCATTTTTAGATGAAGCCTTTGGCGGCTTGATTCGCAATGAAAAATTTACCTATCAAGACCTTAAAAGTCGTCTGACTTATACTCATTCCCTGGTTAAGAGTATAGAGTTGGTGATCGATGATCGATTGGAAGCGGCTAGGAAGGCCTGTGAATGA
- a CDS encoding ATP-binding protein produces the protein MKKSNPEREFFRRRAGVARWLNELSRKDFSYTGRKKSGVSKGAGWEVIVAPAIISIYGFGKKNKHYDETVKFLEDIKKRFLKKDCFVDFSSTSSITAAALVVVYAALDEARIKRTGNAEVIWSKKNQRVNAILRANNIHKLIRGVKFSYALDSVKSMPVISSVGSEMMEEIIDFIQKRIYVDMSPTTEHIYGDAVSETINNVRLHAYPEASPADKKWWLMCSVVGKQLYLAIYDTGVGIPKTVVERPWFLRAVELTHPEKYSDLVAEYPEREKSWLLALVPTKISDEDLIYLSMQGDVSGTKEDKHGQGSKSILALVNDTEDGVLWVFSNSGLYKFNQSDKKPELYRLPKSFPGTLVQWNIELP, from the coding sequence TTGAAGAAAAGCAACCCGGAAAGAGAGTTTTTTCGACGTAGAGCTGGCGTGGCTCGGTGGCTTAATGAGCTGTCGAGAAAGGACTTTTCTTATACCGGTCGTAAGAAATCAGGTGTATCTAAAGGCGCTGGATGGGAGGTTATCGTTGCTCCAGCAATTATTTCCATCTATGGCTTTGGTAAGAAAAATAAGCACTATGATGAAACTGTAAAGTTTCTAGAGGATATTAAGAAGCGATTCCTTAAAAAGGATTGCTTTGTGGATTTTAGTAGTACGTCCAGCATTACTGCTGCAGCACTGGTTGTTGTCTACGCTGCCTTGGACGAGGCGCGAATTAAGCGCACCGGGAATGCTGAGGTTATATGGTCAAAGAAGAATCAGCGGGTCAATGCCATTCTTCGGGCAAATAATATCCATAAGCTTATCCGGGGTGTTAAATTTAGTTATGCTTTGGATAGTGTTAAGTCCATGCCAGTCATTTCGAGTGTTGGTAGTGAAATGATGGAGGAGATTATTGACTTTATTCAGAAGCGTATTTATGTGGATATGAGTCCTACCACGGAGCACATCTATGGGGATGCTGTTTCGGAGACGATAAATAATGTTCGTCTTCATGCTTATCCCGAAGCTTCGCCAGCTGATAAAAAATGGTGGCTTATGTGCAGTGTGGTAGGTAAGCAACTTTATCTTGCTATTTACGATACTGGTGTAGGCATTCCAAAAACAGTTGTGGAGCGCCCGTGGTTTCTGAGAGCAGTTGAGCTAACCCACCCGGAAAAATATTCGGATCTTGTGGCTGAGTATCCAGAAAGAGAAAAATCTTGGCTTTTGGCGCTAGTACCGACTAAGATATCAGATGAAGATTTGATTTATTTGTCGATGCAGGGTGATGTTTCAGGAACAAAAGAAGATAAGCATGGTCAAGGAAGTAAGAGCATACTTGCTTTAGTGAATGATACGGAAGATGGGGTTTTGTGGGTTTTTAGTAATAGCGGGCTTTATAAGTTCAATCAGTCGGACAAGAAGCCTGAGCTGTATCGATTGCCAAAGTCGTTCCCTGGCACTTTGGTCCAATGGAATATTGAGTTGCCTTAA
- a CDS encoding tyrosine-type recombinase/integrase — protein sequence MRPRKRDRHLPPCMYMKHGAYYLVRKGKWERLDKDYQGALLAYAKIMGGKGQGGMPKLIDDALDAMRGRLADNTIKQYEAAAERLKKNLAEFEPRQVLPRHVAALKLHMSDTPNMANRVISFLRMVFAYALEQQIVDSNPCTGIKRHVEKKRDRYITDEEFAAICGAASPYIRSILEMCYLTGQRIGDVLAIKLSDITDKGIAFDQQKTGAKLIVGMTPDLEQLIARAKAIPRKVRGLTLFCTRGGGKPVSYETVKDAFKKACEKAKVTGATIHDLRAKSLTDTDDQGNDAQKLGGHTNAKMTERYLRLRKIDIAQPPAMPKKSL from the coding sequence ATGAGGCCACGAAAAAGGGATAGGCATCTGCCACCATGCATGTACATGAAGCATGGGGCTTACTACCTGGTAAGGAAGGGGAAGTGGGAACGCCTGGACAAGGACTACCAGGGAGCCCTGCTCGCCTACGCCAAGATCATGGGCGGCAAGGGCCAGGGCGGAATGCCCAAGCTAATCGATGACGCGCTGGACGCGATGCGTGGGCGCCTGGCAGACAACACTATCAAGCAGTACGAAGCGGCGGCCGAGCGTTTGAAGAAGAACTTGGCCGAGTTCGAGCCCCGCCAGGTGCTGCCGAGGCATGTGGCCGCACTCAAGCTGCACATGTCCGACACGCCGAACATGGCCAATCGAGTGATCTCGTTCCTCCGGATGGTGTTCGCCTACGCCCTGGAACAGCAGATTGTCGACTCAAACCCCTGCACCGGCATCAAGCGGCACGTCGAGAAGAAGCGTGACCGGTACATCACCGACGAGGAATTCGCGGCAATATGCGGCGCCGCGTCCCCCTACATCCGCTCGATCCTCGAGATGTGCTATCTCACGGGGCAGCGAATTGGCGATGTGCTGGCCATCAAGCTTTCGGATATCACAGACAAGGGTATCGCCTTCGACCAGCAGAAGACGGGCGCCAAGCTTATTGTTGGCATGACACCGGATCTTGAACAGCTGATTGCAAGGGCAAAGGCCATCCCCAGGAAGGTGCGCGGGCTCACACTGTTTTGCACCCGGGGCGGCGGCAAACCGGTCTCCTACGAGACGGTGAAGGACGCCTTCAAGAAGGCTTGCGAGAAAGCAAAGGTCACCGGAGCAACCATCCACGACCTCAGGGCGAAGTCGCTGACCGACACCGACGACCAGGGCAACGATGCCCAAAAACTCGGCGGCCACACCAACGCCAAGATGACCGAGCGCTACCTGCGCCTGCGTAAAATTGACATCGCACAGCCCCCAGCAATGCCGAAAAAAAGCCTGTAG
- the mutS gene encoding DNA mismatch repair protein MutS, with product MSSLSDHTPMMQQYWKLKNQHPDQLMFYRMGDFYEIFYEDAKKAAKLLDITLTARGQSAGQSIPMCGIPFHSLEGYLAKLVKLGESVVICEQIGDPATSKGPVERQVVRIITPGTVSDEALLDERRDNLIAALLGDERLFGLAVLDITSGNFSVQEIKGWENLLAELERLNPVELLIPDDWPRDLPAEKRPGARRRAPWDFDRDSARKALCQQFATKDLKGFGCDKLTLAIGAAGCLLTYAKETQRTALPHLRSLRHERLDDTVILDGASRRNLELDVNLAGGRDNTLQSVIDRCQTAMASRLLTRWLNRPLRDLKVLQARQDSIRCLLDGYRFEKLQPQLKEIGDIERILARIGLRNARPRDLARLRDALGALPELQNAMSELEAAHLARLAAITGTYPELASLLERAIIDNPPAVIRDGGVLKAGYDSELDELLAISENAGQFLIDLETREKARTGLANLKVGYNRVHGYFIELPTKQAEQAPGDYIRRQTLKGAERFITPELKAFEDKALSAKSRALAREKMLYDALLETLISHLAPLQDSAAALAEIDVLSNLAERALNLDLNCPRFTDEPCLRIEQGRHPVVEQVLTTPFVANDLGLDNSTRMLIITGPNMGGKSTYMRQTALIVLMAHIGSFVPAASCELSLVDRIFTRIGSSDDLAGGRSTFMVEMSETANILHNATERSLVLMDEVGRGTSTFDGLSLAWAAAERLAQLRAYTLFATHYFELTVLPESEPLVANVHLNATEHNERIVFLHHVLPGPASQSYGLAVAQLAGVPAPVILRAREHLGRLETTSLPHEAPVTKKAKDEPQVPHQSDLFASLPHPAIEKLGKLDLDDMTPRQAIEMLYQLKNLL from the coding sequence ATGTCCAGTCTTTCCGACCATACCCCAATGATGCAGCAGTACTGGAAGCTGAAAAACCAGCACCCGGACCAGCTGATGTTCTACCGCATGGGCGATTTCTACGAGATCTTCTACGAAGATGCGAAGAAAGCCGCGAAACTGCTGGACATCACCCTGACCGCGCGCGGTCAGTCGGCCGGCCAGTCGATCCCCATGTGCGGCATTCCGTTCCATTCGCTGGAGGGCTACCTGGCCAAGCTGGTCAAGCTTGGCGAATCGGTGGTGATCTGCGAGCAGATCGGCGACCCGGCCACCAGCAAGGGCCCGGTGGAACGCCAGGTGGTGCGCATCATCACCCCCGGCACGGTCAGTGACGAGGCCCTGCTCGACGAGCGCCGCGACAACCTGATTGCCGCCCTGCTCGGTGACGAACGCCTGTTCGGCCTGGCGGTGCTGGACATCACCAGCGGCAACTTCAGCGTGCAAGAGATCAAGGGCTGGGAAAACCTGCTGGCCGAACTCGAGCGCCTGAACCCGGTAGAGCTGCTGATCCCCGACGACTGGCCACGCGACCTGCCCGCCGAGAAGCGCCCGGGTGCCCGTCGCCGCGCGCCATGGGACTTCGACCGCGATTCGGCGCGCAAGGCCCTGTGCCAGCAATTCGCGACCAAGGACCTCAAAGGCTTTGGCTGCGACAAGCTGACCCTGGCCATCGGCGCTGCTGGCTGCCTGCTGACCTACGCCAAGGAAACCCAGCGCACGGCCCTGCCACACCTGCGCAGCCTGCGCCACGAGCGCCTGGACGACACGGTCATCCTGGATGGCGCCAGCCGCCGCAACCTGGAACTGGACGTCAACCTGGCCGGCGGGCGCGACAACACCCTGCAATCGGTGATCGACCGCTGCCAGACCGCCATGGCCAGCCGCCTGCTGACCCGCTGGCTGAACCGCCCGCTGCGCGACCTAAAGGTGCTGCAGGCGCGCCAGGACTCGATCCGCTGCCTGCTCGACGGCTACCGCTTCGAAAAGCTGCAACCGCAACTCAAGGAAATCGGCGATATCGAGCGGATCCTCGCCCGTATCGGCCTGCGCAATGCCCGCCCGCGTGACCTGGCGCGCCTGCGCGACGCCCTTGGCGCCCTGCCCGAGCTGCAGAACGCCATGAGCGAGCTGGAGGCTGCGCACCTGGCGCGCCTGGCAGCCATCACCGGAACCTACCCGGAACTGGCCAGCCTGCTGGAACGTGCAATCATCGACAATCCGCCAGCAGTGATTCGCGATGGCGGTGTGCTCAAGGCCGGCTACGACAGCGAGCTGGACGAGCTGCTGGCAATCAGCGAAAACGCCGGGCAGTTCCTCATCGACCTCGAAACCCGTGAAAAGGCCCGCACCGGCCTGGCCAACCTCAAGGTCGGCTACAACCGTGTGCATGGCTACTTCATCGAGCTGCCGACCAAGCAGGCCGAGCAGGCGCCAGGCGACTACATCCGCCGCCAGACCCTCAAGGGAGCCGAGCGTTTCATCACACCCGAGCTCAAGGCCTTCGAGGACAAGGCGCTGTCGGCCAAGAGCCGCGCCCTGGCGCGCGAAAAGATGCTCTACGACGCGCTGCTGGAAACCCTCATCAGCCACCTGGCACCGCTGCAGGACAGCGCTGCCGCCCTGGCCGAAATCGACGTGCTGAGCAACCTGGCCGAGCGTGCGCTGAACCTCGACCTGAACTGCCCGCGCTTCACCGACGAGCCGTGCCTGCGTATCGAGCAGGGCCGCCACCCGGTGGTCGAACAGGTGCTGACCACGCCGTTCGTGGCCAACGACCTGGGCCTGGACAACAGCACGCGCATGCTGATCATCACCGGCCCGAACATGGGCGGTAAGTCCACTTACATGCGCCAGACCGCCCTGATCGTGCTGATGGCGCACATCGGCAGCTTCGTCCCGGCAGCCAGCTGCGAGCTGTCGCTGGTCGACCGCATCTTCACCCGTATCGGCTCCAGCGATGACCTGGCCGGCGGGCGTTCGACCTTCATGGTCGAGATGAGCGAAACCGCCAATATCCTGCACAACGCGACTGAACGCAGCCTGGTGCTGATGGACGAAGTCGGCCGTGGTACCAGCACCTTCGACGGCCTGTCGCTGGCCTGGGCCGCCGCCGAGCGCCTGGCCCAGCTGCGTGCATATACCTTGTTCGCCACCCACTACTTCGAGCTGACCGTACTGCCGGAGAGTGAACCGCTGGTGGCCAACGTGCACCTGAACGCCACCGAGCACAACGAGCGTATCGTCTTCCTGCACCACGTGCTGCCTGGCCCAGCCAGCCAAAGCTACGGCCTGGCCGTGGCGCAGCTGGCGGGTGTGCCGGCGCCAGTGATCCTGCGCGCTCGCGAGCACCTGGGCCGGCTGGAAACCACCAGCCTGCCCCATGAAGCACCGGTGACGAAAAAGGCCAAGGACGAGCCGCAAGTCCCGCACCAGAGCGACCTGTTCGCCAGCCTGCCACACCCGGCCATCGAGAAGCTGGGCAAGCTGGACCTGGATGACATGACCCCGCGTCAAGCTATCGAAATGCTATATCAACTAAAGAACCTGTTATAA
- the fdxA gene encoding ferredoxin FdxA has product MTFVVTDNCIKCKYTDCVEVCPVDCFYEGPNFLVIHPDECIDCALCEPECPAQAIFSEDEIPAGMENFIELNAELAEIWPNITERKDALPDAEEWDGKTGKIADLER; this is encoded by the coding sequence ATGACCTTCGTCGTCACCGACAACTGCATCAAATGCAAATACACCGACTGCGTGGAAGTCTGTCCGGTGGACTGCTTCTACGAAGGCCCGAACTTCCTGGTGATTCACCCGGACGAGTGCATCGATTGTGCACTGTGCGAGCCTGAGTGCCCGGCCCAGGCGATCTTCTCGGAAGACGAGATCCCTGCAGGCATGGAAAACTTCATCGAGCTCAACGCCGAACTGGCGGAGATCTGGCCGAACATTACCGAGCGTAAGGACGCCCTGCCCGACGCTGAAGAGTGGGATGGCAAGACCGGCAAGATCGCCGACCTGGAGCGCTAA
- the rpoS gene encoding RNA polymerase sigma factor RpoS codes for MALSKEAPEFDIDDDVLLMETGIVLETDVVSDEPAVPSVRTRAKSGSSLKQHKYIDYSRALDATQLYLNEIGFSPLLSPEEEVHFARLSQKGDPAGRKRMIESNLRLVVKIARRYVNRGLSLLDLIEEGNLGLIRAVEKFDPERGFRFSTYATWWIRQTIERAIMNQTRTIRLPIHVVKELNVYLRAARELTQKLDHEPSPEEIATLLEKPVAEVKRMLGLNERVSSVDVSLGPDSDKTLLDTLTDDRPTDPCELLQDDDLSQSIDQWLGELTDKQREVVVRRFGLRGHESSTLEDVGLEIGLTRERVRQIQVEGLKRLREILEKNGLSSESLFQ; via the coding sequence ATGGCTCTCAGTAAAGAAGCGCCGGAGTTTGACATCGACGATGACGTCCTCCTCATGGAGACGGGCATCGTTTTGGAAACGGATGTGGTGTCAGACGAACCTGCTGTACCTTCGGTTCGGACCAGGGCCAAGTCAGGCTCTTCGCTCAAGCAACACAAGTACATCGATTACAGCCGGGCGCTCGATGCCACCCAGCTGTATCTCAACGAGATTGGATTCTCGCCTCTGCTTTCGCCGGAAGAGGAAGTGCACTTTGCGCGCCTGTCGCAAAAGGGTGACCCAGCCGGCCGCAAACGCATGATCGAAAGCAACCTGCGCCTGGTTGTGAAAATCGCACGTCGTTACGTAAACCGTGGCCTGTCGCTGCTCGACCTGATCGAGGAGGGCAACCTGGGGTTGATCCGTGCGGTGGAGAAGTTCGACCCAGAGCGCGGTTTCCGCTTCTCGACCTATGCGACCTGGTGGATCCGCCAGACCATCGAGCGGGCGATCATGAACCAGACCCGCACCATTCGCCTGCCGATTCACGTGGTCAAGGAACTCAACGTCTACCTGCGGGCCGCGCGCGAACTGACCCAGAAACTCGACCACGAGCCGTCGCCGGAAGAAATCGCCACGCTGCTGGAAAAACCGGTCGCCGAGGTCAAGCGCATGCTGGGCCTGAACGAGCGTGTGTCTTCGGTGGACGTGTCGCTCGGCCCGGACTCGGACAAGACCCTGCTCGACACCTTGACCGACGATCGCCCGACCGATCCGTGCGAACTGCTGCAGGATGACGACCTGTCGCAGAGCATCGATCAGTGGCTGGGTGAGCTGACCGACAAGCAGCGCGAGGTGGTGGTGCGCCGCTTCGGCCTGCGGGGGCATGAAAGCAGCACCCTGGAAGATGTTGGCCTGGAGATCGGCCTGACCCGCGAACGGGTACGGCAGATTCAGGTGGAGGGGCTCAAGCGCCTGCGCGAGATCCTCGAGAAGAACGGGCTTTCCAGCGAGTCGCTGTTCCAGTAA
- a CDS encoding peptidoglycan DD-metalloendopeptidase family protein — protein MGHTVIRQRKDRSVLKLLVIALAMGTLLTGCSSTGSSGARVVDRNTAAPKRPAVTSGQYVVKPGDTLFSIAFRYGWDYKELAARNGIPAPYTIRPGQAIRFSSGSASSTTVVSSPSSSSRTTVIRRPAGTPINTPENGGKPTPTTPATPAPVVATVPAAERAVGNWTWPANGVLIGKFASNGSLNKGIDIAGDLGQPVFAASDGAVVYAGSGLRGYGELIIIKHSDTYVSAYGHNRRLLVREGQQVKAGQSIAEMGSTGTDRVKLHFEIRRQGKPVDPLQFLPRR, from the coding sequence GTGGGGCACACAGTCATTCGGCAGCGCAAGGATCGGTCGGTTTTAAAGCTTCTGGTGATTGCACTGGCCATGGGCACCCTGCTGACAGGTTGCTCCAGCACAGGCTCCAGCGGGGCGCGCGTGGTCGACCGCAACACTGCTGCGCCCAAGCGACCTGCAGTGACCTCGGGGCAGTACGTCGTCAAACCTGGCGATACCCTGTTTTCCATCGCGTTCCGCTATGGCTGGGACTACAAGGAGCTGGCCGCGCGTAACGGTATTCCCGCCCCCTACACCATCCGCCCGGGCCAGGCGATCCGTTTCAGCAGCGGTTCTGCCAGCAGTACCACGGTGGTCTCCAGCCCGTCTTCCTCGAGCAGAACAACGGTCATTCGTCGCCCTGCAGGAACGCCTATCAACACCCCGGAAAACGGCGGAAAGCCGACGCCAACAACACCCGCCACGCCTGCTCCGGTGGTTGCCACGGTGCCCGCAGCAGAGCGGGCGGTGGGCAACTGGACGTGGCCAGCCAATGGCGTGCTGATTGGAAAATTCGCTTCAAACGGTAGTTTGAATAAAGGCATTGATATCGCCGGTGATTTGGGACAGCCTGTTTTTGCTGCGTCTGATGGTGCGGTGGTCTACGCCGGGAGTGGCTTGAGGGGCTACGGCGAACTGATCATCATCAAGCACAGCGATACCTACGTCAGTGCCTACGGTCACAACCGCAGGCTGTTGGTTCGGGAGGGGCAGCAGGTCAAGGCAGGGCAGTCGATTGCTGAAATGGGGTCCACGGGCACTGATCGGGTGAAGCTGCATTTCGAGATTCGCCGCCAGGGCAAACCCGTCGATCCACTCCAGTTCCTGCCACGTCGTTGA
- a CDS encoding protein-L-isoaspartate(D-aspartate) O-methyltransferase — MTSQRTRERLIQRLYEEGVSNAKVLDVIRRTPRHLFVDEALAHRAYEDTALPIGHNQTISQPFMVAHMSELLLEAGPLDKVLEIGTGSGYQTAILAQLVERVFSVERIKVLQDRAKERLVELNLRNVVFRWGDGCDGWQALAPYNGIIVTAVAPEVPQALLDQLAPGGRMVIPVGPAGEVQQLMLIVREEHGFSRRVLGAVRFVPLLNGPLA; from the coding sequence ATGACCTCGCAGCGGACCCGCGAGCGGTTGATCCAGCGCCTCTATGAAGAGGGTGTGTCGAACGCCAAGGTGCTTGACGTGATTCGCCGTACCCCGCGCCACCTGTTCGTCGACGAGGCGCTGGCGCACCGGGCATACGAAGACACGGCGCTGCCGATCGGGCACAACCAGACCATCTCCCAGCCGTTCATGGTGGCGCACATGAGCGAACTGTTGTTGGAGGCGGGGCCGCTGGACAAGGTATTGGAGATCGGCACCGGTTCCGGCTACCAGACCGCGATCCTGGCCCAGCTGGTCGAGCGGGTGTTCTCGGTAGAGCGGATCAAGGTGTTGCAGGATCGGGCCAAGGAACGCTTGGTCGAGCTCAACTTGCGCAATGTGGTGTTCCGCTGGGGCGATGGCTGTGATGGCTGGCAGGCGCTGGCACCCTACAATGGCATCATCGTTACTGCGGTGGCCCCGGAAGTGCCGCAGGCGCTGCTCGACCAGCTGGCGCCGGGAGGGCGGATGGTGATTCCGGTCGGCCCGGCCGGCGAGGTGCAACAGCTGATGCTGATCGTGCGCGAAGAGCACGGCTTCTCCCGTCGTGTGCTGGGTGCAGTGCGTTTCGTGCCGCTGCTCAATGGCCCGCTGGCCTGA
- the surE gene encoding 5'/3'-nucleotidase SurE, translating into MRILISNDDGVTAPGLAALHGALADYAECVVIAPDQDKSGAGSSLTLDRPLHPQTLANGFISLNGTPTDCVHLGLNGLLPEPVDLVVSGINLGANLGDDVIYSGTVAAALEGRFLGGTSLAFSLLSRLPDNLPTAAFIARRLVEALPRLQLPPRTVLNVNIPNLPLEHIRGIQLTRLGHRARAAAPTKVVNPRGKEGYWIAVAGDAEDGGPGTDFHAVMQGYVSITPLQLDRTFNDAFEQLDGWLEGLL; encoded by the coding sequence ATGCGTATTCTGATTTCGAATGACGACGGTGTTACGGCACCGGGCCTCGCCGCGCTACACGGTGCGCTGGCGGATTATGCCGAGTGCGTGGTGATCGCCCCGGACCAAGACAAGAGCGGCGCTGGCAGTTCGCTGACGCTGGACCGGCCGCTGCACCCGCAGACCTTGGCCAACGGCTTCATCAGCCTCAATGGCACGCCTACCGATTGTGTGCACCTGGGGCTCAACGGTCTGTTGCCGGAGCCTGTGGACCTGGTCGTCTCGGGCATCAACCTGGGGGCCAACCTGGGTGATGACGTGATCTATTCCGGTACGGTCGCCGCCGCGCTGGAAGGCCGTTTCCTGGGCGGCACCTCGCTGGCGTTCTCGCTGCTGTCGCGGTTGCCCGACAACCTGCCGACCGCCGCCTTCATCGCCCGCCGCCTGGTGGAGGCGCTGCCGCGCCTGCAACTGCCGCCGCGGACCGTGCTCAACGTCAATATCCCCAATCTGCCGCTGGAGCACATCCGTGGCATCCAGCTTACCCGCCTCGGTCACCGGGCGCGGGCGGCGGCGCCGACCAAGGTGGTCAACCCGCGTGGCAAGGAAGGCTACTGGATCGCCGTGGCCGGTGATGCCGAGGATGGTGGGCCAGGTACCGATTTCCATGCCGTCATGCAAGGTTACGTGTCGATCACCCCGTTGCAGCTGGATCGTACGTTCAACGATGCCTTCGAACAGCTCGACGGCTGGCTGGAGGGCCTGCTCTGA